A stretch of Octopus bimaculoides isolate UCB-OBI-ISO-001 chromosome 23, ASM119413v2, whole genome shotgun sequence DNA encodes these proteins:
- the LOC106869010 gene encoding E3 ubiquitin-protein ligase RNF144B isoform X1 has product MGEREPSEGTLFAAPVMATYSGSKNTVELAIDPLITCKLCLTECSLQEMYEIRDCRCLYCEACVKQYLSVMIQEGNVLSITCPDAQCKKQGKFDAPEIEQLVSRSTFERYSRLRFQKEVDVDPNRMFCPQAGCETVCYVFYPSPEDKLKPISVECPQCGFEFCSVCKNKWHAIQSCDEVMSRGKAEDIGIPYSNIEDAQIKRCPVCHVPIERNDGCAQMMCKRCKHVFCWYCLASLDVSGCYFCLFCLF; this is encoded by the exons CTCCTGTCATGGCTACTTACTCTGGAAGTAAGAACACTGTAGAACTGGCTATAGATCCTTTAATTACATGCAAGCTATGTTTGACAGAGTGCTCGCTGCAAGAGATGTATGAGATCCGAGATTGCAGATGTCTTTACTGCGAAGCA TGTGTCAAACAATATTTATCTGTGATGATACAAGAGGGTAATGTGTTGAGTATTACCTGTCCTGATGCCCAGTGTAAAAAGCAAGGCAAATTTGATGCCCCAGAG ATAGAACAACTTGTAAGTCGATCAACATTTGAAAGATATTCAAGACTACGCTTTCAGAAAG AGGTAGATGTGGACCCCAACAGGATGTTCTGTCCCCAAGCTGGCTGTGAAACTGTCTGTTATGTGTTCTACCCGTCACCAGAAGACAAACTTAAACCTATCTCTGTTGAATGTCCACAG TGTGGTTTTGAATTCTGTTCAGTCTGTAAAAACAAGTGGCATGCAATCCAAAGCTGTGATGAAGTGATGAGTAGAGGCAAAGCAGAAGATATTGG TATCCCATACAGCAATATAGAAGATGCACAAATCAAACGCTGTCCAGTGTGTCATGTTCCAATTGAGAGAAACGATGGCTGTGCCCAAATGATGTGCAAACGCTGCAAGCATGTCTTCTGCTGGTACTGTCTGGCATCATTGGATGTAAGTGGCTGTTATTTTTGTCTATTCTGTTTATTTTAG
- the LOC106869010 gene encoding E3 ubiquitin-protein ligase RNF144B isoform X4 has protein sequence MATYSGSKNTVELAIDPLITCKLCLTECSLQEMYEIRDCRCLYCEACVKQYLSVMIQEGNVLSITCPDAQCKKQGKFDAPEIEQLVSRSTFERYSRLRFQKEVDVDPNRMFCPQAGCETVCYVFYPSPEDKLKPISVECPQCGFEFCSVCKNKWHAIQSCDEVMSRGKAEDIGIPYSNIEDAQIKRCPVCHVPIERNDGCAQMMCKRCKHVFCWYCLASLDVSGCYFCLFCLF, from the exons ATGGCTACTTACTCTGGAAGTAAGAACACTGTAGAACTGGCTATAGATCCTTTAATTACATGCAAGCTATGTTTGACAGAGTGCTCGCTGCAAGAGATGTATGAGATCCGAGATTGCAGATGTCTTTACTGCGAAGCA TGTGTCAAACAATATTTATCTGTGATGATACAAGAGGGTAATGTGTTGAGTATTACCTGTCCTGATGCCCAGTGTAAAAAGCAAGGCAAATTTGATGCCCCAGAG ATAGAACAACTTGTAAGTCGATCAACATTTGAAAGATATTCAAGACTACGCTTTCAGAAAG AGGTAGATGTGGACCCCAACAGGATGTTCTGTCCCCAAGCTGGCTGTGAAACTGTCTGTTATGTGTTCTACCCGTCACCAGAAGACAAACTTAAACCTATCTCTGTTGAATGTCCACAG TGTGGTTTTGAATTCTGTTCAGTCTGTAAAAACAAGTGGCATGCAATCCAAAGCTGTGATGAAGTGATGAGTAGAGGCAAAGCAGAAGATATTGG TATCCCATACAGCAATATAGAAGATGCACAAATCAAACGCTGTCCAGTGTGTCATGTTCCAATTGAGAGAAACGATGGCTGTGCCCAAATGATGTGCAAACGCTGCAAGCATGTCTTCTGCTGGTACTGTCTGGCATCATTGGATGTAAGTGGCTGTTATTTTTGTCTATTCTGTTTATTTTAG
- the LOC106869010 gene encoding E3 ubiquitin-protein ligase RNF144B isoform X2 codes for MSTPVMATYSGSKNTVELAIDPLITCKLCLTECSLQEMYEIRDCRCLYCEACVKQYLSVMIQEGNVLSITCPDAQCKKQGKFDAPEIEQLVSRSTFERYSRLRFQKEVDVDPNRMFCPQAGCETVCYVFYPSPEDKLKPISVECPQCGFEFCSVCKNKWHAIQSCDEVMSRGKAEDIGIPYSNIEDAQIKRCPVCHVPIERNDGCAQMMCKRCKHVFCWYCLASLDVSGCYFCLFCLF; via the exons CTCCTGTCATGGCTACTTACTCTGGAAGTAAGAACACTGTAGAACTGGCTATAGATCCTTTAATTACATGCAAGCTATGTTTGACAGAGTGCTCGCTGCAAGAGATGTATGAGATCCGAGATTGCAGATGTCTTTACTGCGAAGCA TGTGTCAAACAATATTTATCTGTGATGATACAAGAGGGTAATGTGTTGAGTATTACCTGTCCTGATGCCCAGTGTAAAAAGCAAGGCAAATTTGATGCCCCAGAG ATAGAACAACTTGTAAGTCGATCAACATTTGAAAGATATTCAAGACTACGCTTTCAGAAAG AGGTAGATGTGGACCCCAACAGGATGTTCTGTCCCCAAGCTGGCTGTGAAACTGTCTGTTATGTGTTCTACCCGTCACCAGAAGACAAACTTAAACCTATCTCTGTTGAATGTCCACAG TGTGGTTTTGAATTCTGTTCAGTCTGTAAAAACAAGTGGCATGCAATCCAAAGCTGTGATGAAGTGATGAGTAGAGGCAAAGCAGAAGATATTGG TATCCCATACAGCAATATAGAAGATGCACAAATCAAACGCTGTCCAGTGTGTCATGTTCCAATTGAGAGAAACGATGGCTGTGCCCAAATGATGTGCAAACGCTGCAAGCATGTCTTCTGCTGGTACTGTCTGGCATCATTGGATGTAAGTGGCTGTTATTTTTGTCTATTCTGTTTATTTTAG
- the LOC106869010 gene encoding E3 ubiquitin-protein ligase RNF144B isoform X3, which translates to MAPVMATYSGSKNTVELAIDPLITCKLCLTECSLQEMYEIRDCRCLYCEACVKQYLSVMIQEGNVLSITCPDAQCKKQGKFDAPEIEQLVSRSTFERYSRLRFQKEVDVDPNRMFCPQAGCETVCYVFYPSPEDKLKPISVECPQCGFEFCSVCKNKWHAIQSCDEVMSRGKAEDIGIPYSNIEDAQIKRCPVCHVPIERNDGCAQMMCKRCKHVFCWYCLASLDVSGCYFCLFCLF; encoded by the exons ATGG CTCCTGTCATGGCTACTTACTCTGGAAGTAAGAACACTGTAGAACTGGCTATAGATCCTTTAATTACATGCAAGCTATGTTTGACAGAGTGCTCGCTGCAAGAGATGTATGAGATCCGAGATTGCAGATGTCTTTACTGCGAAGCA TGTGTCAAACAATATTTATCTGTGATGATACAAGAGGGTAATGTGTTGAGTATTACCTGTCCTGATGCCCAGTGTAAAAAGCAAGGCAAATTTGATGCCCCAGAG ATAGAACAACTTGTAAGTCGATCAACATTTGAAAGATATTCAAGACTACGCTTTCAGAAAG AGGTAGATGTGGACCCCAACAGGATGTTCTGTCCCCAAGCTGGCTGTGAAACTGTCTGTTATGTGTTCTACCCGTCACCAGAAGACAAACTTAAACCTATCTCTGTTGAATGTCCACAG TGTGGTTTTGAATTCTGTTCAGTCTGTAAAAACAAGTGGCATGCAATCCAAAGCTGTGATGAAGTGATGAGTAGAGGCAAAGCAGAAGATATTGG TATCCCATACAGCAATATAGAAGATGCACAAATCAAACGCTGTCCAGTGTGTCATGTTCCAATTGAGAGAAACGATGGCTGTGCCCAAATGATGTGCAAACGCTGCAAGCATGTCTTCTGCTGGTACTGTCTGGCATCATTGGATGTAAGTGGCTGTTATTTTTGTCTATTCTGTTTATTTTAG